In a single window of the Geotrypetes seraphini chromosome 11, aGeoSer1.1, whole genome shotgun sequence genome:
- the NHLRC4 gene encoding NHL-repeat-containing protein 4, whose translation MDNSLETTRQKENLLRAVRSLQVKSENTLQKSSPILSYHQGMGMVKEHHIQQLSEKTKVICHDLENIKNLLYFRQNNLVLQIPNPDGSRYGQTSSIHCSLDGTAYVSSENGPWVHLLSRSGHILQSLQCVDWGREKEYFLPEDITVTRSGMVAVTDMLNGVIRIFNPHSKFSQGDWIKIGKFESPMGIGVDSMGRILVADYTQGNVYIFTVDHAFKVQHVHAVSGLCGPRYVSLAPDGGMVVSEECGDVKIFGNNHKLIYSISDKYGHQFGNPAGVCTDTEGNIIVADEQQKQITLFPVNGPPVCLVSKGLRRPTGVSCSSFGQLLVVDAGENCVKVFKYKVKPYNNPESPRISENSNLSPRLR comes from the coding sequence ATGGACAATTCTCTGGAGACTACAAGGCAAAAGGAGAATCTCCTGAGGGCTGTACGTAGCTTGCAGGTAAAATCAGAGAATACCCTCCAGAAGTCCAGTCCCATCCTGAGCTACCACCAGGGGATGGGGATGGTTAAAGAACATCACATCCAGCAGTTGAGTGAAAAAACCAAAGTCATATGCCATGACCTGGAGAACATCAAAAACCTCCTTTACTTCCGACAGAATAATTTAGTTTTGCAAATCCCCAACCCAGATGGATCTCGATATGGACAAACAAGCAGTATACATTGTTCTCTGGATGGCACTGCATATGTGAGTAGTGAGAAtggaccatgggtccatctcctCAGCCGCTCAGGGCACATCTTACAATCCTTGCAATGTGTTGACTGGGGCAGGGAAAAGGAATACTTTCTTCCAGAAGATATAACTGTTACTAGGTCTGGAATGGTGGCAGTTACTGACATGCTTAATGGGGTCATCCGTATCTTCAACCCTCATTCAAAGTTTTCCCAAGGTGACTGGATAAAAATTGGGAAGTTTGAATCCCCCATGGGGATTGGGGTAGATTCTATGGGAAGGATACTAGTAGCAGACTACACTCAAGGAAATGTTTATATTTTTACTGTGGACCATGCCTTCAAGGTGCAACATGTTCATGCTGTATCAGGTCTTTGTGGACCCCGCTATGTCAGCTTGGCACCTGATGGGGGGATGGTTGTAAGTGAAGAATGTGGTGATGTCAAAATTTTTGGTAACAACCACAAACTAATCTACTCCATTAGTGACAAGTATGGCCACCAGTTTGGAAATCCAGCTGGAGTGTGTACTGACACAGAAGGCAATATCATTGTTGCAGATGAACAGCAGAAACAAATTACTCTGTTTCCAGTGAATGGCCCTCCAGTTTGTCTGGTATCCAAAGGTCTACGGAGGCCAACGGGAGTGTCTTGCTCCAGCTTTGGACAGCTTTTGGTAGTAGATGCTGGAGAAAACTGTGTGAAAGTCTTTAAGTACAAAGTGAAACCTTATAACAATCCAGAAAGCCCCAGGATTAGTGAAAATTCCAATTTAAGTCCGAGACTAAGGTAG